Proteins co-encoded in one Sphingopyxis sp. BE259 genomic window:
- a CDS encoding LacI family DNA-binding transcriptional regulator, with translation MAAQKKGAGGKQPTINDVAALAGVSKKTVSRVINRSEFLTEKTRKAVEQAIETLGFVPNPQARALAFRRNFLIALLHDNPNAQTVLNFQQGVLDAIKDSDLALLVRPVDRGSDGMLGDVRTFLEKQRPIGALLLPPISENDDLAALCEDLGVRYVRIGSAPLDDAKHCVSSNDREVVAEAVRGLIALGHRRIGFVRGPVGFRSAAEREKGFMEALAEARLDLPAPFNAPGNYRYAAGVEAGEALLTLAEPPTAIFCSNDEMAAGVMSVAHAKRIDVPGALSIIGFDDSPTATHIWPALSTVRWPIREMGVRAAKTLVPDFLPLATKIDESDSGVLNSTFIPRQSVAPPRR, from the coding sequence ATGGCGGCACAAAAAAAGGGGGCGGGCGGCAAGCAACCGACGATCAACGACGTCGCCGCACTCGCCGGGGTGTCGAAAAAAACCGTCAGTCGCGTCATCAACCGCTCCGAATTCCTCACCGAAAAGACGCGCAAGGCGGTCGAGCAGGCGATCGAGACTTTGGGCTTTGTCCCCAATCCGCAGGCGCGGGCGCTGGCGTTCCGGCGCAATTTCCTGATCGCGCTGCTCCACGACAATCCCAATGCCCAGACGGTGCTGAATTTTCAGCAGGGTGTGCTCGACGCGATCAAGGACAGCGATCTGGCGTTGCTCGTCCGCCCCGTCGATCGCGGATCGGACGGCATGCTCGGCGATGTCCGCACCTTCCTGGAAAAGCAGCGCCCGATCGGCGCGCTGTTGTTGCCACCGATCTCGGAGAATGACGATCTCGCCGCGCTCTGCGAAGATCTGGGGGTGCGCTATGTCCGCATCGGTTCGGCGCCGCTCGACGATGCCAAGCATTGCGTGTCGTCGAACGACCGCGAAGTCGTCGCCGAAGCGGTACGCGGGTTGATCGCGCTCGGCCATCGCCGCATCGGCTTTGTCCGCGGGCCGGTCGGTTTTCGCTCCGCCGCCGAGCGCGAAAAGGGGTTCATGGAGGCGCTGGCCGAAGCCCGACTCGACCTGCCCGCCCCCTTCAACGCGCCGGGCAATTATCGCTACGCCGCCGGTGTCGAGGCGGGCGAAGCGTTGCTGACGCTGGCCGAACCGCCGACCGCAATCTTCTGTTCGAACGACGAGATGGCCGCGGGGGTGATGAGCGTGGCGCACGCCAAGCGCATCGATGTTCCCGGCGCGCTGTCGATCATCGGGTTCGACGACAGCCCGACCGCGACGCATATCTGGCCCGCGCTCAGCACGGTGCGCTGGCCGATCCGCGAAATGGGGGTGCGCGCCGCCAAGACGCTCGTCCCCGACTTTCTGCCGCTCGCCACAAAGATCGATGAGAGCGATAGCGGGGTGCTCAATTCCACCTTCATCCCGCGCCAGTCGGTCGCGCCGCCCCGACGCTGA
- a CDS encoding RpiB/LacA/LacB family sugar-phosphate isomerase, which produces MKIALITENSQAAKNAIIHDALTTVAEPLGHQVFNYGMYSADDKASLTYVMNGLLAGILLNSKAADFVVTGCGTGMGSMLACNAMPGVFCGLVIDPTDAFLFGQINDGNAISMPYAKGFGWAAELNLQDVYRKLFDGERGLGYPKERAEIMRTNRGILKDLKAASCNDMLTVLKTVDQDLLRAAIAGEKFAEYFYANSQDDAISAYLKTVSAERALA; this is translated from the coding sequence ATGAAGATCGCGCTGATCACCGAAAACAGCCAGGCCGCCAAAAATGCCATCATCCACGACGCGCTGACAACGGTTGCCGAACCGCTGGGCCATCAGGTGTTCAATTACGGCATGTATTCGGCGGACGACAAAGCGTCGCTGACCTATGTGATGAACGGGCTGCTGGCCGGCATCCTGCTCAATTCGAAGGCTGCCGATTTTGTGGTCACCGGGTGCGGCACGGGCATGGGATCGATGCTCGCCTGTAACGCGATGCCAGGGGTGTTCTGCGGGCTGGTGATTGATCCGACCGATGCATTTCTGTTCGGCCAGATCAACGATGGCAACGCGATTTCCATGCCGTATGCGAAGGGCTTCGGCTGGGCAGCCGAGCTCAATCTGCAGGATGTCTATCGTAAGCTATTCGACGGCGAACGCGGTCTCGGCTATCCGAAGGAGCGCGCCGAAATCATGCGGACCAACCGCGGCATCCTGAAGGATCTGAAAGCCGCGTCGTGCAATGATATGCTGACGGTGCTCAAGACCGTCGATCAGGATCTGCTGCGCGCCGCGATCGCGGGTGAGAAATTCGCCGAATATTTCTACGCCAATTCGCAGGACGACGCGATCAGCGCCTATCTGAAGACTGTGTCGGCGGAGCGGGCACTCGCCTGA
- the kduD gene encoding 2-dehydro-3-deoxy-D-gluconate 5-dehydrogenase KduD, translated as MTGLFDLSGRVALVTGANTGIGQGIAVALAEAGADIAAAGRSAADETVGKVRGLGRKGENFAADLSSVGAVQPLVDAVLAEFGRIDILVNNAGIIRRADAVDFTEGDWDAVMDTNLKTLFFLCQSVGRHMIARGSGKIINIASMLTFQGGIRVPSYTASKSGVGGLTKLLANEWAAKGVQVNAIAPGYIATNNTAALQGDEVRNRQIMERIPAGRWGDPRDIGGAAVFLASRASDYVQGHILAVDGGWLAR; from the coding sequence ATGACCGGATTATTCGATCTTTCGGGCCGGGTCGCGCTGGTCACCGGCGCCAATACCGGCATCGGGCAGGGCATCGCGGTCGCGCTTGCCGAGGCGGGGGCGGATATTGCTGCGGCTGGTCGGTCGGCGGCGGACGAGACGGTCGGCAAGGTGCGCGGGCTCGGCCGGAAGGGCGAAAATTTCGCCGCCGACCTGTCGAGCGTCGGCGCGGTGCAGCCGCTGGTCGATGCAGTGCTCGCCGAGTTTGGGCGCATCGACATCCTCGTCAACAATGCCGGGATCATCCGCCGCGCCGACGCGGTCGATTTTACCGAAGGGGATTGGGATGCGGTGATGGACACCAATCTCAAGACGCTCTTTTTTCTGTGTCAGAGCGTCGGCCGCCACATGATCGCGCGCGGCAGCGGCAAAATCATCAACATCGCCTCGATGCTGACCTTTCAGGGCGGCATCCGCGTGCCGAGCTATACTGCGTCGAAATCGGGGGTTGGCGGGCTGACCAAGCTGCTCGCCAACGAATGGGCGGCAAAGGGCGTCCAGGTCAACGCGATCGCGCCGGGCTATATCGCGACGAACAACACCGCCGCCCTGCAAGGCGACGAGGTGCGCAATCGCCAGATCATGGAACGGATTCCGGCGGGTCGTTGGGGCGATCCCCGTGACATCGGCGGGGCGGCTGTGTTTCTGGCGTCGCGCGCTTCGGACTATGTGCAGGGGCATATCCTGGCCGTCGACGGCGGCTGGCTCGCGAGATAA
- a CDS encoding sugar kinase — protein MAQGRLVFFGELLIRFTAPGNELLMQSPSLALHVGGAEANVAIGLAYMGHDCAMVSKIADNALGRGAVAAVRGAGVDCTAVTPHPGRMGLYFLSVGAGLRASEIVYDRAGSSFAATGAEDYDWDALLGGARLLHLSGITPALGPRSAEAALAAARAAKRLGVPVSFDGNYRAMLWEAWDSDPRAILAELIDLTDILFGNHRDLSLVLGREFSGAGEDRRREAAEAGFAAFPDLKLIASTARHTVTADHHRIAARVDLRGDGHQTDEIDVTGIVDRIGAGDAFAAGVLHAHRAGGDAKAMAESGLALTALKHSLPGDASRFGQADIDAFHGGGLDVRR, from the coding sequence ATGGCGCAAGGCAGACTGGTCTTTTTCGGCGAACTGCTGATCCGTTTCACCGCACCCGGTAACGAATTGCTGATGCAGTCGCCGTCGCTGGCGCTGCACGTCGGCGGCGCGGAGGCGAATGTCGCGATCGGCCTCGCCTATATGGGCCATGACTGCGCGATGGTCAGCAAAATAGCGGACAATGCACTGGGTCGCGGCGCCGTGGCGGCGGTGCGCGGCGCGGGCGTTGATTGTACCGCCGTCACCCCTCATCCTGGCCGCATGGGGCTCTATTTCCTCAGCGTCGGGGCCGGGCTGCGCGCGTCGGAGATCGTCTATGACCGCGCCGGGTCGAGTTTCGCCGCAACCGGCGCGGAGGATTATGACTGGGACGCGCTGCTTGGCGGTGCGCGCCTGCTCCATCTGTCGGGCATCACCCCCGCGCTCGGGCCACGCTCGGCCGAAGCGGCGCTGGCTGCGGCGCGCGCCGCGAAGCGACTTGGCGTGCCGGTCAGCTTTGACGGCAATTACCGCGCGATGCTGTGGGAGGCATGGGACAGCGATCCGCGCGCGATCCTCGCGGAACTTATCGACCTGACCGACATCCTGTTCGGCAATCACCGCGACCTGTCGCTGGTGCTGGGGCGGGAGTTCAGCGGTGCGGGCGAAGACCGGCGGCGCGAAGCCGCCGAAGCGGGCTTCGCCGCTTTCCCCGATCTCAAACTGATCGCCTCGACGGCGCGCCATACGGTCACGGCCGACCATCATCGCATCGCGGCGCGCGTCGATCTGCGCGGCGACGGCCATCAGACCGACGAGATCGACGTCACTGGCATCGTCGACCGCATCGGCGCGGGCGACGCCTTTGCCGCCGGGGTGCTCCACGCGCATCGGGCGGGCGGCGATGCGAAAGCGATGGCCGAATCGGGGCTGGCGCTGACCGCGCTCAAGCATTCGCTGCCCGGCGATGCCAGCCGGTTCGGGCAGGCCGACATCGACGCCTTTCACGGCGGCGGGCTCGATGTCCGCCGATAG
- a CDS encoding carboxylesterase family protein — MSADRLTRRGVLAAGAASLILPVIAKADSFTPIDYVGAVKARDGSYVSVQRRSIGDAVTWAFTGVRYARAKRFSAPVAVTKAEQLKGDSFGPACLQVGDRYQPQSEDCLFLNVWAPDIDAKRQRPVMVYFHGGAYSTGSVTDPVNDGAALAARGDVVVVTVNHRLNALGYLYLARLDPRFPDSGNAGQLDLIAALQWVQRNIAAFGGDPANITVFGQSGGGAKIATLMAMPAAKSLFHKAITMSGQQVTASGPLNATKRAEAFIAKLGAGVDPATAPVEQLVAALAAIDPVLGGGVYMGPVLDMQHLTRHPFWPDAAPQSLGIPMLIGNTVLETRAFYASDGKQLAGLSFDNLAARIAPEMRIDAHPEWVVGQFRARYPKAAPLDLFHRIITAARSWRGQVEEAEARARAGAPAFVYQLDFEDAKHTDDIGLGFGTIPDPTSAQQAMSDRMMDAFVRFARTGNPGWAAYDLTRRQTMIFDTTSRVENDPRRWERELFARVPYIQPGS, encoded by the coding sequence ATGTCCGCCGATAGGCTGACGCGCCGCGGTGTGCTGGCCGCAGGTGCGGCGTCGCTGATCCTGCCGGTGATCGCCAAGGCGGACAGTTTCACGCCAATCGATTATGTCGGCGCCGTGAAGGCTCGCGATGGCTCCTATGTATCGGTGCAACGGCGAAGCATCGGCGACGCGGTGACCTGGGCCTTCACCGGCGTCCGCTATGCCCGCGCGAAGCGCTTTTCGGCGCCGGTTGCGGTGACCAAAGCCGAGCAGCTGAAGGGCGACAGCTTCGGTCCCGCCTGTCTGCAGGTGGGCGACCGCTACCAGCCGCAATCCGAAGATTGTCTTTTCCTCAACGTCTGGGCCCCCGACATCGACGCAAAGCGCCAGCGACCGGTGATGGTCTATTTCCACGGCGGCGCCTATTCGACCGGCAGTGTCACCGATCCGGTCAACGATGGCGCGGCGCTGGCGGCGCGCGGCGATGTCGTGGTGGTGACGGTCAACCACCGGCTCAACGCGCTCGGCTATCTCTATCTCGCGCGGCTCGATCCGCGCTTTCCCGACAGCGGCAACGCGGGCCAACTCGACCTGATCGCGGCCCTGCAATGGGTCCAGCGCAATATCGCGGCGTTCGGCGGCGATCCCGCCAATATCACCGTGTTCGGCCAGTCGGGCGGCGGCGCCAAGATCGCCACCTTGATGGCGATGCCTGCCGCCAAAAGCCTGTTCCACAAGGCGATCACAATGAGCGGGCAGCAGGTGACCGCCTCGGGACCGCTGAATGCGACGAAGCGCGCGGAGGCATTTATCGCGAAGCTGGGAGCGGGCGTTGACCCCGCAACCGCGCCGGTCGAGCAACTCGTTGCGGCGTTGGCGGCGATCGATCCAGTGCTCGGCGGCGGGGTCTATATGGGGCCGGTGCTCGACATGCAGCACCTCACGCGCCACCCCTTCTGGCCCGATGCCGCGCCGCAGTCGCTCGGCATCCCGATGCTGATCGGCAACACGGTGCTCGAAACGCGCGCCTTCTACGCATCCGATGGCAAGCAACTGGCGGGGCTGAGCTTCGACAATCTGGCGGCGCGGATCGCGCCCGAAATGCGGATCGATGCGCATCCCGAATGGGTCGTGGGCCAATTCCGCGCTCGTTATCCCAAGGCTGCACCGCTCGATTTGTTCCACCGCATCATTACTGCGGCGCGCAGCTGGCGCGGGCAGGTCGAAGAGGCCGAGGCGCGGGCGCGAGCAGGTGCGCCCGCTTTCGTCTACCAGCTCGATTTCGAGGATGCCAAACACACCGACGACATCGGGCTCGGCTTTGGCACGATCCCCGACCCGACCTCCGCGCAGCAGGCGATGAGCGATCGAATGATGGACGCGTTCGTCCGTTTCGCGCGCACCGGCAATCCGGGCTGGGCGGCGTATGATCTGACGCGGCGACAAACGATGATTTTCGATACGACAAGTCGAGTCGAGAACGATCCGCGGCGGTGGGAGCGCGAGCTGTTCGCGCGGGTGCCGTATATTCAGCCGGGTTCCTAA
- a CDS encoding alpha/beta hydrolase, with protein sequence MTMGRRALLAAGLAAPFATAAAQAAWTRPAGVTPDASVPLWPGGHLRPPAGLVEQVVQRSDDPNASDRMLQGITRPRLDIFRPAKPNGAAVILAPGGGYRYVVIDKEGYELARWLQDRGVTVYVLFYRLPGDGWANGSDVPLADAQRAVRIVRSRAKIDGINPARVAFGGFSAGGQVATSLLTRFDAEVYAPLDAADALSARPDALAAIYPVVSMDPAIAHAVSREKLIGPNPDAAREKLYSPERNVRADQPPLWLLHAEDDSVVKIENSVRLREAIRGVGAACEAHFFERGEHGFGLMKTAGLPIAIWPELLWNWLRSHKII encoded by the coding sequence ATGACGATGGGCCGCCGCGCGCTGCTGGCGGCGGGACTCGCCGCGCCCTTCGCCACCGCGGCGGCGCAGGCCGCCTGGACCCGGCCCGCGGGCGTTACCCCCGACGCCAGCGTTCCGCTCTGGCCAGGCGGTCACCTCCGGCCGCCCGCGGGTCTGGTCGAACAGGTCGTCCAGCGCAGCGACGATCCGAACGCCAGCGACCGGATGCTGCAAGGCATCACGCGCCCGCGTCTCGACATTTTCCGTCCGGCAAAACCCAATGGCGCGGCGGTCATCCTCGCGCCAGGCGGCGGCTATCGTTATGTCGTGATCGACAAGGAGGGCTATGAACTCGCGCGCTGGCTGCAGGATCGCGGCGTCACTGTCTATGTCCTCTTCTACCGCCTGCCCGGCGACGGCTGGGCCAACGGGTCCGACGTCCCGCTCGCCGATGCGCAGCGCGCGGTGCGGATCGTGCGCAGCCGCGCCAAAATCGACGGCATCAATCCGGCGCGCGTCGCCTTCGGCGGCTTTTCGGCCGGCGGGCAGGTTGCGACGAGCCTGCTGACGCGCTTCGATGCCGAGGTTTATGCGCCACTCGACGCCGCTGATGCTTTATCGGCGCGCCCCGACGCGCTCGCCGCCATCTATCCCGTCGTGTCGATGGACCCGGCGATCGCGCACGCGGTCAGCCGCGAAAAACTGATCGGCCCCAATCCCGATGCCGCGCGCGAAAAACTCTACTCGCCCGAACGCAATGTCCGCGCCGATCAGCCGCCGCTGTGGCTGCTCCACGCCGAGGACGACAGCGTGGTGAAGATCGAAAACAGCGTGCGCCTGCGTGAGGCGATCCGCGGCGTCGGGGCGGCGTGCGAGGCGCATTTCTTCGAGCGCGGCGAGCATGGTTTTGGGCTGATGAAGACCGCTGGGTTGCCGATAGCGATCTGGCCCGAACTGCTGTGGAACTGGCTGAGGTCGCACAAGATCATTTAG
- a CDS encoding cupin domain-containing protein, whose amino-acid sequence MTMWLAALLLAGGDAPAMIVIDEAATVREEPPPHGAIGLSTAYRISDAIPAPRSFEFRKRALNVGAAIGIHPIDHDEIYYVLSGAGVVHSDGEERELKAGMAAWLYKGAKVGIRQTGTEPLVLIIAYPNKQAAP is encoded by the coding sequence ATGACCATGTGGCTCGCCGCACTGCTGCTCGCCGGGGGTGACGCACCCGCGATGATCGTGATCGACGAAGCCGCCACGGTCCGCGAGGAACCGCCCCCGCACGGCGCGATCGGGCTGTCGACGGCGTACCGGATCAGCGATGCCATTCCCGCGCCGCGCAGTTTCGAATTCCGCAAACGCGCGCTGAACGTCGGCGCCGCGATCGGTATCCACCCGATCGACCATGACGAAATCTATTATGTCCTGTCGGGGGCGGGCGTCGTCCATTCGGATGGCGAGGAACGCGAACTGAAGGCAGGCATGGCCGCGTGGCTGTATAAGGGCGCGAAGGTCGGCATCCGCCAGACCGGCACTGAACCGCTGGTGCTGATCATCGCTTACCCGAACAAGCAAGCCGCGCCATGA
- a CDS encoding pectate lyase — protein sequence MPKKPWLAALFLALALPTSPVLAAETAPLAFPGAVGPAAHTVGGRGGRILRVTTLAPDGPGSLKAAIETPGPRIIVFEVGGVIDMGRTTISVTHPFLTIAGQTAPGPGITLIRTGIDVKTHDVVIRHLRIYTGVDGQPKRSGWEADTFSTVAAHNVIVDHCTLMWGIDENMSASGPRFTGKTVAEWRAGTSRNITFSNNLAAEGLADASHPKGEHSKGSLIHDNATGIVFYRNVWAHNVERNPLIKGGAQALMVNNLIYNPQHRAVHYNLMNLEWVGQPYATGEITAVGNVMRGGNDTDPGLPFLMLGGDGDLAYYGKDNLLVDRHGAPLPEFGRYGETRAQLIRAKAPLAPLDGYRILPVRDVETSVLASAGARPWARDTEEIRVLFFVAEGRGDVIDDEKEVSGYPTVKEVRAPFIDAVWDLTTMEPRSGLYPGQTAPMPQEILSPRDRASRSGQ from the coding sequence ATGCCCAAAAAACCTTGGCTGGCCGCGCTTTTTCTGGCGCTTGCGCTGCCGACAAGTCCGGTACTGGCCGCCGAGACGGCACCGCTGGCGTTCCCCGGCGCGGTCGGACCCGCCGCCCACACCGTCGGCGGACGCGGCGGCCGGATCCTGCGCGTCACGACGCTGGCGCCCGATGGCCCCGGATCACTGAAGGCGGCGATCGAGACGCCGGGACCGCGCATTATCGTGTTCGAGGTCGGCGGCGTCATCGACATGGGGCGCACGACGATCAGCGTCACGCACCCGTTCCTGACCATCGCCGGGCAAACCGCGCCCGGCCCCGGCATCACGCTGATCCGCACCGGCATCGACGTAAAGACGCACGACGTCGTGATCCGTCATCTGCGCATCTACACCGGGGTCGATGGCCAGCCGAAACGCAGCGGTTGGGAAGCCGACACCTTTTCGACCGTCGCGGCGCATAACGTCATCGTCGATCATTGCACGTTGATGTGGGGGATCGACGAGAATATGTCGGCGTCCGGCCCGCGCTTCACCGGCAAGACGGTGGCCGAATGGCGCGCCGGGACGAGCCGCAACATCACCTTTTCCAACAATCTCGCCGCTGAGGGTCTCGCCGATGCAAGCCATCCCAAGGGCGAGCATAGCAAGGGATCGCTGATCCACGACAATGCGACCGGCATCGTCTTTTACCGCAACGTCTGGGCGCATAATGTCGAGCGCAACCCGCTGATCAAGGGCGGGGCGCAGGCGCTGATGGTCAACAACCTGATCTATAACCCGCAGCACCGCGCAGTGCATTACAACCTGATGAACCTCGAATGGGTCGGCCAGCCCTATGCGACCGGCGAGATTACCGCGGTGGGCAATGTGATGCGCGGCGGCAATGATACCGACCCCGGCCTGCCCTTTCTGATGCTCGGCGGCGACGGCGATCTCGCTTATTATGGCAAGGACAATCTGCTCGTCGATCGCCACGGCGCACCGCTCCCCGAATTTGGTCGCTACGGCGAAACCCGCGCACAGCTTATCCGCGCCAAGGCGCCGCTGGCGCCGCTGGACGGTTACAGGATCCTGCCGGTGCGCGACGTCGAAACATCGGTGCTGGCGAGCGCGGGCGCACGGCCGTGGGCGCGCGATACCGAGGAAATCAGGGTGCTGTTCTTCGTCGCCGAAGGGCGCGGCGACGTGATCGACGACGAAAAGGAAGTCAGCGGCTATCCCACGGTCAAGGAGGTGCGCGCGCCTTTCATCGACGCCGTCTGGGATCTGACGACGATGGAGCCGCGATCGGGGCTCTACCCCGGGCAGACCGCGCCGATGCCGCAGGAAATATTGTCGCCGCGCGACCGCGCCTCGCGGAGCGGGCAATGA
- a CDS encoding TonB-dependent receptor: MAIHATRGLRALTQLACGASLAALAVSPAYAQDAVPAAEEAVAAEDEIVVTGFRASLDKALDVKRESVAAVDAIVAEDIAKFPDQNLAESLQRIPGITIQRDGGEGRGITVRGLGSQFTRVRVNGLETVATSTDGASANRDRAFDFNVFASELFSSIVVHKTASAELDEGSLGAVVDLNTGNPLAGKSGFTAALSAQASYNDLSEKAGPRVAGLLSWVNDAGTLGFAVSAAYSDQKTLELGNNTVRWAQARFDSVNGAPCFTTTATSGIGVANSGGVYTNGRSAACDSVALAFHPRIPRYGEIAHDKKRLGITGSIQFAPTDATKISLDGLFSSFKHQRRERWGEVLLRSNERSINVRDYVIDGDNNMISATLDDAWVRTEHYLRQAKTEFYQFGGSWDQDVSDNFRFTLLGGLSKSTASIPLETTLVFDDRDAQNYRYDYTDMANPVLTFGTSVTNPANFQLAEIRDRPSEVENKFRTAQLRTEWDVTDGFTVKAGAVYRRFDFTSIAFTRDTVVCGNGGVDRVLGTLTCSPSSAFGPTAIYGFPVTSSLAELFTLGKAGQPAGTTTEWLVPNLEAGTAFTGLYNRTPALDAGNNRAVREEVTGGYLQFDAKGELGGLRYALNAGVRYVHTDQTSSGLNSGAAVTVERSYEDWLPSMNLALFPHDDIIIRAAVADVMTRPTLGNLTPGGSVDGFNYRINYGNPFLDPFRATSYDLAFEWYFAPQAIFSVALFKKDIASFPVATTSSGTFASTGLPLSVIPPSSPGAINPEGQLWTITSIGNGEGAKLKGVEFSLQAPFTFLPGFLSNFGGIANATFVDSDADYTVAGPSVVPGGANVSAVRNGTLFNLSKRAYNGTLYYDDGKFSARASISYRSRYADANSGTGNVFEGYGSTINVDASMRYAITDNIELSVEGINLTDEYRYRFTDIDADRNYENNHFGRTFLFGARVKI, from the coding sequence ATGGCTATTCATGCAACGCGGGGCCTTCGCGCTTTGACCCAATTGGCGTGCGGCGCTTCGCTTGCCGCGCTGGCGGTGTCGCCGGCTTATGCGCAGGACGCGGTGCCCGCCGCTGAGGAAGCGGTCGCGGCCGAAGACGAGATCGTCGTCACCGGCTTCCGCGCCTCGCTCGACAAGGCGCTCGACGTCAAGCGCGAGTCGGTTGCGGCCGTTGACGCGATCGTTGCCGAAGACATCGCCAAATTCCCCGACCAAAACCTCGCCGAATCGCTCCAGCGTATTCCGGGCATCACCATCCAGCGCGACGGCGGCGAAGGGCGCGGCATCACGGTGCGCGGGCTGGGTTCGCAATTCACCCGCGTCCGCGTCAATGGGCTTGAAACCGTCGCGACCTCGACCGACGGCGCGTCGGCGAACCGCGACCGTGCATTCGATTTCAACGTCTTTGCGTCGGAGCTGTTCAGCTCGATCGTCGTTCACAAGACCGCATCGGCCGAGCTTGACGAAGGCTCGCTCGGCGCCGTCGTCGACCTCAACACCGGCAACCCGCTGGCGGGCAAGAGCGGCTTCACCGCGGCGCTGTCGGCGCAGGCGAGCTATAACGACCTGTCCGAAAAGGCTGGGCCGCGCGTTGCCGGGCTGCTCAGCTGGGTCAACGACGCCGGGACCCTCGGCTTTGCGGTATCGGCGGCCTATTCGGATCAGAAGACACTCGAACTCGGCAATAACACGGTGCGCTGGGCGCAGGCGCGCTTCGATTCGGTCAACGGTGCCCCGTGCTTTACGACCACCGCGACGAGCGGCATCGGCGTCGCCAATTCGGGCGGTGTATACACCAACGGCCGTTCCGCCGCTTGCGACTCGGTCGCGCTCGCCTTTCACCCGCGCATTCCGCGTTACGGTGAAATCGCGCACGACAAGAAGCGGCTGGGGATCACCGGGTCAATCCAGTTCGCGCCGACCGATGCGACCAAGATTTCACTCGACGGCCTGTTCTCGAGTTTCAAGCACCAGCGCCGCGAGCGTTGGGGCGAGGTGCTGCTGCGCAGCAACGAACGCTCGATCAACGTCCGCGATTATGTGATCGACGGCGACAACAATATGATCTCGGCGACGCTCGATGACGCGTGGGTCCGCACCGAACATTATCTGCGTCAGGCAAAGACCGAATTCTACCAGTTCGGCGGCAGCTGGGATCAGGATGTCAGCGACAATTTCCGCTTCACCTTGCTGGGCGGCCTGTCGAAATCAACCGCGTCGATCCCGCTCGAAACCACGCTCGTCTTCGACGATCGCGACGCGCAGAATTACCGCTACGATTACACCGACATGGCGAACCCGGTGCTGACCTTTGGCACCAGCGTCACCAACCCGGCGAATTTCCAGCTCGCCGAAATCCGCGACCGTCCGTCGGAGGTCGAGAACAAGTTCCGCACCGCGCAGCTGCGCACCGAATGGGACGTCACCGACGGCTTCACGGTCAAGGCGGGCGCGGTCTATCGCCGCTTCGATTTCACCAGCATCGCCTTCACGCGCGACACCGTGGTGTGCGGCAACGGCGGGGTCGATCGCGTCCTCGGTACGCTCACCTGTTCGCCGTCGTCGGCGTTTGGCCCGACCGCAATTTACGGCTTCCCGGTGACCTCGTCGCTCGCCGAACTGTTCACGCTGGGCAAAGCGGGGCAGCCCGCGGGAACGACCACCGAATGGCTCGTCCCGAATCTGGAAGCGGGAACCGCATTCACCGGCCTGTACAATCGCACCCCGGCGCTCGACGCGGGTAACAACCGCGCAGTCCGCGAAGAGGTGACCGGCGGTTATCTGCAATTCGATGCCAAGGGCGAACTCGGCGGTTTGCGCTACGCGCTCAACGCCGGGGTCCGCTATGTCCACACCGATCAGACGTCGAGCGGGCTGAACAGCGGCGCAGCAGTGACCGTCGAGCGCAGCTATGAAGACTGGCTGCCGTCGATGAACCTGGCGCTGTTCCCGCACGACGACATCATCATCCGCGCCGCGGTCGCCGATGTGATGACGCGCCCGACGCTGGGCAATCTGACCCCCGGCGGGTCGGTCGACGGCTTCAACTACCGGATCAACTACGGCAACCCGTTCCTCGATCCGTTCCGCGCGACCTCCTATGACCTGGCGTTCGAATGGTATTTCGCGCCGCAGGCGATCTTCTCGGTCGCGCTGTTCAAAAAGGATATCGCGAGCTTCCCGGTCGCGACGACGAGTAGCGGGACCTTTGCCTCAACCGGCCTGCCGCTGTCGGTGATCCCGCCGAGCAGCCCGGGCGCGATCAATCCCGAAGGCCAGCTGTGGACGATCACCTCGATCGGCAATGGCGAAGGCGCAAAGCTGAAGGGGGTCGAATTTTCGTTGCAGGCGCCGTTCACCTTCCTGCCCGGCTTCCTGTCGAACTTCGGCGGCATCGCCAATGCGACCTTCGTCGACTCCGACGCCGATTATACCGTGGCGGGTCCGTCGGTGGTCCCGGGCGGCGCCAACGTCTCGGCGGTCCGCAACGGGACGCTCTTCAACCTGTCGAAGCGCGCCTACAACGGCACGCTCTATTATGACGATGGTAAGTTCAGCGCGCGCGCCTCGATCAGCTATCGCAGCCGCTATGCCGACGCCAACAGTGGCACCGGCAATGTGTTCGAAGGCTATGGTTCGACGATCAACGTCGATGCGTCGATGCGCTATGCGATCACCGACAATATCGAATTGTCGGTCGAGGGCATCAACCTGACCGACGAATATCGCTATCGCTTCACCGATATCGATGCTGACCGCAATTACGAGAATAATCATTTCGGCCGCACCTTCCTGTTCGGTGCGCGCGTCAAGATTTGA